A single genomic interval of Thermotoga sp. harbors:
- the ylqF gene encoding ribosome biogenesis GTPase YlqF: MNWYPGHIEKAKRRIRELLKMVNTVLEVRDARAPFATSAYGMDFSKKGTIVVLNKVDIADKKITKEWVEYFKKQGKRVITTYKDEPRQVFLRKLHLGRLARVLVVGVPNTGKSTIINKLKGKRASSVGAQPGVTRGIQWFSLENGVKMLDTPGILYKNIFSKDLAAKLLLVGSLPVERIDDHEVFEKAFEIFKRYQGVEDDFTTFFENFAKRRGLLKKGGVPDLDRAIRVFFTEISQGKVGRLSFERPDEVNPEE; the protein is encoded by the coding sequence GTGAACTGGTATCCTGGCCACATCGAGAAGGCAAAGCGTCGAATAAGAGAACTCCTTAAGATGGTGAACACGGTCCTGGAGGTTCGGGACGCCCGGGCCCCTTTTGCTACATCGGCGTACGGGATGGATTTTTCCAAGAAAGGCACAATTGTTGTCCTGAACAAAGTAGACATAGCAGACAAAAAGATAACGAAAGAGTGGGTGGAATATTTCAAGAAACAGGGAAAGAGAGTGATCACCACTTACAAGGATGAACCCAGGCAAGTCTTTCTGAGAAAACTTCACCTTGGCAGGCTCGCTCGTGTGCTGGTTGTGGGTGTTCCAAACACGGGAAAATCGACGATCATAAACAAGCTGAAGGGGAAAAGAGCGAGTTCGGTGGGTGCTCAACCCGGTGTGACAAGAGGTATCCAGTGGTTCTCACTCGAGAACGGTGTCAAGATGCTGGATACACCGGGTATCCTCTACAAGAACATCTTCAGCAAAGACCTCGCTGCAAAACTCCTTCTGGTGGGAAGTCTTCCCGTAGAGCGAATCGACGATCACGAAGTTTTCGAGAAGGCGTTTGAAATCTTCAAACGCTATCAAGGAGTTGAAGATGATTTCACCACGTTCTTCGAAAACTTTGCAAAAAGAAGGGGACTCCTCAAAAAAGGCGGAGTCCCCGATCTGGATCGAGCCATCAGAGTGTTCTTCACAGAAATCTCTCAGGGAAAGGTTGGGCGTCTTTCTTTTGAACGTCCCGATGAGGTCAACCCTGAAGAATGA